One genomic region from Deltaproteobacteria bacterium encodes:
- a CDS encoding ABC transporter ATP-binding protein — MSDRIVEVSAVTKTYGTGARATPALRELSLDIVRGEFVSLMGPSGSGKTTLLNLIAGLDVPDSGRVVLDGHDLGTLADHELADLRLKTIGFVFQAFNLLPALTVAENVAWPLEFSGYSRAEVRRRTAAALERVGVTGRDRRYPAELSGGEQQRVAIARALATRPAILLADEPTGNLDSHTGQTILDLLRALNESEAVTVVMVTHNVFAATYGDRTGATRPVAIRAVRD; from the coding sequence ATGAGTGACCGCATCGTAGAGGTGTCCGCGGTCACCAAGACGTATGGGACGGGCGCGCGCGCGACGCCGGCGCTCCGCGAGCTGAGTCTCGACATCGTCCGCGGCGAGTTCGTCTCGCTCATGGGACCGAGCGGGTCCGGCAAGACGACGCTCCTCAACCTCATCGCCGGGCTCGACGTGCCGGACAGCGGCCGCGTCGTGCTCGACGGTCACGACCTCGGCACCCTGGCCGATCACGAGCTCGCAGACCTGCGGCTCAAGACGATCGGCTTCGTGTTCCAGGCGTTCAACCTGCTGCCGGCGCTCACCGTCGCCGAGAACGTCGCCTGGCCGCTCGAGTTCTCGGGCTACTCGCGAGCGGAGGTACGCCGGCGGACCGCCGCCGCGCTGGAACGGGTGGGCGTGACAGGCCGTGACCGGCGGTATCCCGCGGAGCTCTCCGGCGGCGAGCAGCAGCGGGTCGCGATCGCACGCGCGCTCGCGACGCGCCCGGCGATCCTCCTCGCCGACGAGCCGACGGGCAACCTCGACTCGCACACGGGGCAGACGATCCTCGACCTGCTGCGCGCGCTCAACGAGTCCGAGGCGGTGACGGTCGTGATGGTCACGCACAACGTCTTCGCCGCGACGTATGGGGACCGGACGGGGGCCACGCGGCCGGTGGCGATACGGGCGGTCCGGGATTGA